The nucleotide window AATCGTTCCCTTTGCTGCAACAGATGTTAAAAATCCAACAACAGAGCCTACCCCTGTGCGAACCGCCTGCTTAATTGTTGTTCTTTCAACAAGTAATTCCGCAATAACGGCACCTAAAAATGGCCCAATTAAAATACCTGCTAATGGGATGACGAATGGTCCAATCAACAGCCCAATGGTACTTCCCCACATGCCCGCCTTTGAGCCACCGAATTTTTTGACACCAACTAAATTGGCAATCGTATCCGCTGCAAACAATAATACAACGAACAACACTTCAATCACCCAGAACCACCAAGGTAGTGCGAATGTGTAAAACAATCCATAAATAAGAAAGCCTGCCGCAATAAATAATACGGATGGGATAATTGGATAAACTAAACCGACAAAGCTAATAACAAAACAGGCAATAATTAATATCCATGCAATAATATCCATAAAAGTCCACTCCTTTGCCTACTATGTACGTCCCACCAAACAAAAAAGTTTCAAAGCGACATGCCTTCACTTTCATGATAAACTGTCTTGTGGAGGAGAAGATACATATGAAATTAAAACATTCACAGCTTTTTCTTGCTAGCCTATACGAGCCAAAAAAGCTTGCCGCTTATAGAATTATGCCGATTGGCAAAGTGATTCAATATGCCTTTTTACTCATCACCGCAATGACTGTTTTTTCACTCGGCAAATTTTTCAATAATGAAGCTAGTCAAATTTTTGCCTACAAGGAAATAGAGGAATTTGCAAGTGACTTAAAGTGGCTTGTTTATGCCATTTCTATCGTTTTTTTATTCGTCATGAACACCCTTATTTTATTTGCTAAAATTAGCGTTTATGCTTATGTCGGTCAGCTATTTTTAAAGCCGATGAAACGCCGTGGCGAATATCGACAAGTTTGGCGAACAGCTACCTTTGCCATTACATGGGAAGTCATCTTATCAATTATTTTAAGCCTTTTTGCTATCTCATCGACAATCTCCATTTTGCTATTTATCATTGTTACAATGAGCATTTTATTCATGGCATTAAAAAGCTATCCGAAAATGCCTCAGGCTTAGGCAGTCGCACTTTATCGACTGCCTTTTCCTCATTAAAAAATGCTGAGCTGATACTGCCTTGACAATTGCTCTAAAAACTTCATCCCTGCTACGCTATTGCCGACCTCATCAATGGCTGGACCGAAAATACCAATCCCTATCGTACCTTGTAATTCCTCAATTTGTGCATCCATTGCAAGACATAAAATGCCTCCTGACACACCGCTTTTCGCTGGCAGCCCAACAAATGCCGCAAATTTTCCTGAAGCATTATACATGCCACAAGTTAGCATCAAAGCCTTCGCCATTTTTGCTATTTTCGCATCGAACAGCTGCTCCTTTGTTAACGGATGATAGCCATCATTCGCAATGACTAAGGCAATCGTGGCGAGCTGCTGCACATCTACAAGCAATGCACATTGCTTTAAATAAGCTTCCAGTGCGACCTCCACATCACCTTGCAAGTAGCCATTTGCTTTTAAATAATAAGCAATTGCACGATTGCGATAAGCTGTCTCCCATTCAGATGTAAAAACTTCATCACTTACCTCACAGTGCACACCAACCATTTTTGCTATAAAGCTTTGCAAATTGTGCACCTTTTCATCCACTGTTCCACCTGGGAGCATTGACGAAATGGTAATTGCCCCTGCATTAATCATTGGGTTAAAAGGCTTGCCTGGTTGATGACTTTCCAAGCGAATAATGGAATTAAATGGATCACCAGTTGGCTCTACATCCACATATTGCAGCACATGCTCAGTGCCGTAAGTTGCACAAACAAAAATAAAGCTAATAACCTTTGAAATGCTTTGCAATGTA belongs to Lysinibacillus louembei and includes:
- a CDS encoding DUF456 domain-containing protein, producing MDIIAWILIIACFVISFVGLVYPIIPSVLFIAAGFLIYGLFYTFALPWWFWVIEVLFVVLLFAADTIANLVGVKKFGGSKAGMWGSTIGLLIGPFVIPLAGILIGPFLGAVIAELLVERTTIKQAVRTGVGSVVGFLTSVAAKGTIQAVMILVFVIAI
- a CDS encoding DUF1189 family protein; protein product: MKLKHSQLFLASLYEPKKLAAYRIMPIGKVIQYAFLLITAMTVFSLGKFFNNEASQIFAYKEIEEFASDLKWLVYAISIVFLFVMNTLILFAKISVYAYVGQLFLKPMKRRGEYRQVWRTATFAITWEVILSIILSLFAISSTISILLFIIVTMSILFMALKSYPKMPQA
- the glsA gene encoding glutaminase A; its protein translation is MQQLQQLIQEAQPFYKNGHVATYIPALSEVDPKLLAVSLIDGNGHIFQEGDTQQFFTLQSISKVISFIFVCATYGTEHVLQYVDVEPTGDPFNSIIRLESHQPGKPFNPMINAGAITISSMLPGGTVDEKVHNLQSFIAKMVGVHCEVSDEVFTSEWETAYRNRAIAYYLKANGYLQGDVEVALEAYLKQCALLVDVQQLATIALVIANDGYHPLTKEQLFDAKIAKMAKALMLTCGMYNASGKFAAFVGLPAKSGVSGGILCLAMDAQIEELQGTIGIGIFGPAIDEVGNSVAGMKFLEQLSRQYQLSIF